Genomic segment of Rhodocaloribacter litoris:
GCACATCGAACTGCAGGGGGAGGACCACCTGGAGGTGGCACGGAGCCGCAGCCTCCTTGCCGAAGCGCTCATCCAGACCGGGCAGTTCCCCGAGGCCGAGTCGCTTCTGCTGGCCGCCCGCGCCCGCTTTGAAGCCGACGGGGAAACGGCATGGACGCAACGGGCCTACGAGGCCCTCCGCACCCTCTACCGGGCATGGGGGAAGACGCCCACGGCGATCCTGCGGGATTAAATGGTGTGATCGGATCGGGGGCGTGTAACCAGGTCTGCGAGGTCGCGTAAGGCCAGAGCATGTATCGTAATCGTGTTTCACCTTTACCTCTGGAAAACGCAATGATTCCTCCGCGGTCCCTGATGCGAACAGCCGTTTTCATCCTCGCCCTGGTGCTTCTGACGGGATGTGCCAGCACGGGCGTATTCAACGCCGCCAACCTGACCAACGTGGAGCTTTCGGGGGACAACTACCGGGTGGTGGCCACGAACGTGTACGGTGAAGCCTCGGCGGCCTATCTGCTCGGCTTCAGCGTCGCACAGCGCGGGGAGATGCAGACCCTGGCGCTGATCCCGCTCGGCG
This window contains:
- a CDS encoding tetratricopeptide repeat protein yields the protein MLDVLAQLYGEVHPHIATTLRNRAILQKQSGNMAESEALFREALAMHIELQGEDHLEVARSRSLLAEALIQTGQFPEAESLLLAARARFEADGETAWTQRAYEALRTLYRAWGKTPTAILRD
- a CDS encoding DUF6567 family protein — translated: MRTAVFILALVLLTGCASTGVFNAANLTNVELSGDNYRVVATNVYGEASAAYLLGFSVAQRGEMQTLALIPLGGNRLLYKAALENLWQRFAETHGRVEGRSLALVNVRFDADAQNVLFLYTKPTISVRADVVEFIR